The genome window AACCGCTTCGAGCCCGTTGGGCATGCCGGTATCGCGCATGATCTTGATCAGTGCTTGCGCCAACAGCTCGCCCGCGGCCGACGCATCGGCGCCGCGCACGTCCGCGCCGAGCAGCTCCGCCGCCCACAGATGCCGGTGCGGATCGGCCTCGGCGGTCCACCGAAACACCGCCGGCGCGTTGAGGATCACCGCCATCCCATGCGGCACCAGCGGATGATCGACGTGATACGCCGCTGGACGGAACGAACGCACCATTCCGGCAACCGGATATGACATGGCGTGCGGCAGATGGACGCCGGCGTTGCCGAACCCGATGCCGGCGAAAGCCGCCGCCAGCAGCATTTGCCCGCGCGCCTCGACATCGGATGGATCGGTGATCGCGCGCGTCATGTGGGCGGCGACCATGCGGATCGCCGTGGACGACCACACGTCGCTGATCGGATTCGCACCCTGATACGGCGGGCGCAAGTCGGGACGTTCCGGCGCGGGGCGCTGATTGTACGGCACGGAGGTCAGCGACTCGATGGCGTGGCTCAGCACATCGAGCCCGGTGCTGGCGGCGACCAGCGGTGGCATGGTGGCCGTGTTGAGCGGATCGACGACGCCCATCACCGGACGCAGGAAACGATGCGAAATGCCGGTCTTCACGTGGCGTTCGACGAGGTCGAAGATGGCGACGCCAGTCGTTTCGCTGCCGGTGCCGGCCGTGGTCGGGACGGCGATCAGCGGCTTGACCGGGCCGGGGATCGGCTTGGCGCGGCCGATAGGCGCGTTGACGTAGTCGAGAAGGTCGTCGGTCGGATAGCTCGCGTACAGGTTGGCGGCCTTCGCCGTGTCGATCACCGAGCCGCCGCCGACCGCCACGAATCCGTCGGGCTGGACCTCCTGCGCGACCGCGATCGCCAGCTTGAACGACTCGTCGGTGGGTTCGATGCGCACGCCGTCGAAGATGGTCGTCTCGACCCCGGCTTGCCGGCACGACTCGAGCACGGTTTCGACCATCGTGCTGTCACGCAGGTTGCGGTCGGTGACGACGAGCGCGCGGGCAACGGCGAACCGGCGCAGATCGGCCCCGACCTCGCGCGTGGCGCCGACGCCGTACTTGATGTTGGACGTCTCCATCGTGAAGACGGTTTCGAGGCTCATGGCGTGAACCCTCACGTGCGCCGTGCTTGGCCGAGTATAGCGCATCGGCTAAACACGGGAGGCTAGGGGGCTGTAGTTGGCGCTGGCGTCGATGCTGCCGTGGTGGCTGGGATCTGTGTCGGATAGGGTTGCGTTGTCTGCCGATAACCGAGCGCATCGATATATGTCACTTGGTAAGGCGTTCTCCAAGTTGCCACCGCAAGTAAAGGCGGAATGTCCAACGTGTCCACAATCGTCTTGTCCGACATACGCCAGACTCTGGCGATCTGACGGCCCACACCTAGCAAAAAGTCCTCATGCGGACTCCATTGTAGGCTGCGAGTTTCAAGAAGTGTGCCTTTGAGTGCGTTCAGTGATCCATCAACTGAATTCCATAACACGATTTGACCGTCAAGCGTGGCGATTGCCAGCCCGGTTCCATCCGCATTCCACTCCAGGCGCGTAGACTCTAGAGGTTTACCTTGTGAGTCTACAAGATCCGTGACCGAATCCGTAATGAAGTCAAAGATCAGCGTACTTGCAAGATCACACACAGCCAATCTGTCCAGTGAGGGATGGAATCTGGCGCAAAATGCTGTCGTCGGTGTGGTTATGGTGTCGACCAACTCGCCGGAGCTCGAATCAAATATGGAGACAACTTCGCTGTCGGCGAAGACTACCGAGATTTGGCTGCCGTCTCGATTCCAGCTGATTGATACGGCTGGTCGTTGATTAAATGACGTGACTTCCGTAAGCGTAGTCCCGGTGAAGGGATCCCAAATCAAGACGTTTCCCTCATCATCGCTCGACGCTACGCGGTCTGCTGTGTCGCTTATCTTGATTTCCCAAACATAGGTTGAATGTCCATTGAAGGTTGTCACCAGATCATCTGTGTTGGTATCTCGAACAACGATGTCTCCGTCAATCTTAGCTTCGATATAGTACTCGCCGTAATCGCTATAGATCAGATGTGTTGTCCGTAGGGCATCGGGTTGAAACGCGGCAAGCGACATCACATCAGCGAAGCGCGCGTTCACCTCTCCAAGGATGATTGCGATGTGCAGGGATGTCAGCTGCGGTCCGGAAGCAATGACCGTCTCGAGATAGTCCTCGAAGACTTGCACGTGGAGCGGGTCGCCATCGTTGGGTTGGGCGTGCACCAGTGCCGAGATCAAAGCCAGCAGAAGGAAACCTAAGAATATCATGCGTACCATGATGACTTCCCTGTAACATCCGCCATCTGCGTGTTTAGTGTACCGCGGCCCCTGCGGCAAATCGTGCTGGAGATAGTCCGAAAGGTTGGCGTCGAATTTCGAGGACCCCAGCGTGCCGTCGATAGCCTTCAGCGTATGATGACACGCCGCGCAGCTTCAACGTGCGTTTGCATGGCGGGCGCGTGACGGATGTCACGACGAATCAGCCGCGGTTTCTCACGAAGGGTTGCGCAGAACCGGGACGTTGTGCTGATGCGGTCTTGGGCGCGAGGACGTCCGCGATGGTTTTCGTTATGTATGTGCCACTTCTCAATAGTCGGGTGGCTGCGTGCCATAGTCCCAGGGGTTGACGACCGCAAGGCCGTCAATCAGCGCGAAGTCTGCGGTGTTGCGCGTGGCCAACGGCATACGGTGCGCCAGCGCAATCGCGGCGATCTGGGCGTCCTCAACGCTGATAGGCCGGCCGGCGCGTGTCCGGACAGACACGATGCGCGCGTAATGACGGGCTGCGTCCTCATCGAAGGGCAGGCAGCGCCCGGCAAAGTCCTCCGCGAACATCGCCGCCGCCGCCTGACTGAGAGCCTCCTGACGCTTGCCAGCGGGCATGAGTAGGAGCCCCAGTTCGATCTCTGCGCGGCTGATGGCGCTCGTATAGACCTCGCCCGCGGGCTGCTCGTCCAGCCAAGACACTACCCGGGCCGACGGTTGCGGGCGCATGAACTCGGACAGCACGTTGGTATCGAGCAGGATCACGACGGGTCATCCCATTGGGGCGCGCTGCGCGGCAGCTGCCGGTCCGGCACGGCGAACTCCTCGGTGGAAAGCCCGGCAAAACGATCTTGCAGGCGTTTGCCAAGGCCGGAGGGCGCGTCGGTCGGACGCAGGGCCTCTTTCAGGATGCGCCGCACTTCCTCTTCCATCGAAACCCCATGGTGCGCCGCCCGAATGCGTAGCCTCTGCTTGGTGGCATCGTCCAAGTTGCGGATGGTCAGGGTGGTCATCGTCCGCCTCCGAAACGGGGTGAGATCGATGCAAGCATTGTATGCAATGCATGCAATGCTGTCAATGTGTCTGGCAGCGTCAACGTGCGTTTGCATGGCGCGCGCGTGACGGATGTCACGACGAATCAGCCCCAGACTCCGCACGAATGGTCGAGCGAAGCCGGGGCTGAGTACTGACGTGGTGTTGGTGCGAACTTACAGCGGCAGGTTGACCCACCGGCGCTCGCGAAACGACATCTCGACAGCGTTGATGATCTCTTGCACCTTGGCGCTCTGCGCGAAGTTGCCCTGATTCTCGTCGCCGCCGTTGACGATCTCTTCCATGAAGTTGTGGACGAGGTTGGCGTAGTACATCGAGGGCCACGGCTCGCCGGGGGTGTAGCCGGGCGGGAAGTAGCTGTCCGGGATGTCGACCGGCACGAACTCGACCGCATCGGGCTTGGCCTGATGCAGCGTCTGCATCACGCCGAATTCCTCGACCAGCCGGCAGATCAGCGCGCCTTCCGACCCGTACACGCGCGCTTCGAGGCCGGGGTAGTTGCCGACCGTCACGTAGCTGGACTGGATCGAGCAGAACGCGCCGCTCTCGTATTCGCCGATGTAGATGTCGCCGTCGTCGATGTTGGTGCGCATCACGCGGCCGTCGACCGCGGTGCGGTACGGGACGAAGTTGCGCATCGTGCCGACCACGCTTTTGATGTCGCTGTCCATGAACAACAGGCTGAGGTCGATGATCGGCGCGCCGTAGCCTTCCAGCGACGACACGCGGATTTCGGGCAGCTCGGTCTCGGGGATCAGGTCCATCTTGGTGACCGGGATGGTCGGGCTGATGAACTGCGAATTCTGCTCGTAGCCGTTGAAGATGAACTGCTCGCCGACGAAGCCGTCGCGGATCAGGTCGCGCATGTACATCATCGCCGGGGCATAACGGAAGGTCAGGCCGACCTTCGTCTTGAGTCCCTTGGACGCGGCGAGATGGTGCGCCTTCCATGTGTTGCGGTAATCGTGGGCGACCGGCTTCTCGCACAGCGTGTGCTTGCCGGCCTCGAGCGCCGCGAAGGCGAGGACTTCATGGTTGTCGCGTTCATGCGATGTCCCCCGCGTGCACACGTCAATGACGTCGATGTCGTCGCGCGCGAGCATCTTCTCGTAATCGGTATAGACGTGCGGGATATTGAACGTCGCCGCGCGGGCCTTTGCCATGTCTTCGTTCAGGTCGCAAATGGCGACCAGCTCGGAGTGGGGCGAACGCGCAAAACCGGGCAGGTGCGCGCTGTTGGCCCAACGCCCAGCTCCGATGACGCCAACACGCAACTTTTCAGCCATGATGACTCAGTCTCCCTGTGTAAACGGCGATTATTCGGTGGATTCGCGCGGCTCGGAGACCACGTAGGTCATCGCGCCACCTTCGATTTGAGCGAGCATGGGCCGTAGCAGCATAACGGCGGTGCGATCGTACGGTGCACGGAATTCTTCACGGGTGGCGAATGTCGACGGATCGACCATGCGCCCCAACAGCGTGCCTTTGGCGACGATCGTGCCGACTGTCTCGACGCCGACTTCCGGGATGAAGACGCCGCCGGCACGTGGGCGCAGCACGGTCGTCGCTTTGACGGAGATCGCCGGCGACGCGATCGGCGCGGGCGGGGTGCGTGGTGCGATGACCCCAGTGACGGTCAGCACGCGGTACAAGCCGTCCGCGATGCGGTCCGCCCATGCCGATTCCTGCACGCTCCGGCCACCCATCTCGATGGCGACGCAGCGCACACCCTGTGAACGCGCATAGCCGGTCAACGTCACGGCGCGGTCGGGCGCGTCGACGACGAACGGCGCGGGCACCGCGTCGGCGAGGGCTTCACCGCCCTGCATGCGGAACACGAAGGCATTGACGCACCAGCTTCCGCCGCCGTGCAGGTCGATCGCGACGTCGGCGCCTTTCAGCGCGTGTTCGACGAGCGTATGCGCGACGACTTCGGTGTACGAGCCGTCGGGCGAGCCCGGGAAATTGCGGTTGAGATCGAGCTGATCGACGGGGGCGTTGCGCGTGTCGGCCCGCATCGCCAGCGGGTTGCTGACCGGGACAATTCGAATCGTTCCGGCTAGCTCGTCCACGGTAACGCGGTCGAGCAGACGATGGATGGCCAGACCGCCCCATGGCCCCTCGTCGCCGTGCACGCCGGCGGTGATCAGCGCCACCGGGCCACTAGACCCGACACTGCCGACACTGATGTTGAGCGTGCCCTCAGCGGATGGGGCAGGGACGGGGTGGTGCGACCAGCGAATCGAGTCGCGAAGGTGGGTCATGAGCGAGGCCGACCTTTCTGTCGCGGGCCGGATTTGTTGACAAGCATGGTAGCGCTTTCTATAATTGTCGATTGTCGACTATCGACAAGGGTGAGAGTATACGCAGTCGGTTTTCGACTGTCAAGCTGGCACGGCGAGATAAGACCCCCGCGCTGGCATAGCTCGGCCCCCCGTTCGACAATTCAGTGCCTGTAATTCTTGGGAGGAGTTACGCCATGTCGTTTCGCATCAATCCGGGAAGCCGACTGCTCATGGTCGTCGCCCTAGCACTCGCCCTGATCCTCACCGGATCATTTGGGGCGATGGCGCAGGGCAGAACCACCCTCAATGTCGGTATCGCCAACAACGTCGATACCCTTGACCCGAACGTGACGACGTTCTCGTCGGTCGGCGTGATCATGCTGCACGTCTTTGAACCGCTTGTATATCAGGATCCGCTCGGCACCTTCCACCCCGGCCTTGCCGCCAGCTGGGAGATCAACGACGACGCGACCGAATACACCTTCACCTTGCGCGAAGGCGCGGCGTTCCACGATGGGACGCCGGTAAATGCCGAGGCGGTCAAATTCACCTTCGACCGTATTGCCGACCCCAACACCGTCTCGCAGTTGGCGATCAGCCTGTTAGGGCCGTACGCTGAAACGGTGGTCGTGGACGAGCTGACGTTCACAGTGCGTTTCAACAGCCCGTATGCGCCGTTCCTAAACTCGGCCTCGACGCCGTACCTCGCGCCGTCCTCGCCTTCAGCCATTCAGGCAGCGGGAGCAGAATACGGTCAGACGACCGTTGTCGGTGCTGGGCCGTTCCAACTTGAGTCTTACGTGCCGAACTCGGAAGTCGTGCTGGTGCGCAACGAAAACTACAGCGGCGGCGAGGGCGTGGCCGAGGTGTTCGGCATGAACGGGCCATCTGGCCTCGAGCGCATCGTCTTCAAGATCGTGCAGGATCCGGCGACCCGACTCGCTGCGCTCGAAAGCGGTGAGGTTGACTTCATTGACCGCGTGCCTGAGCTGGATGTAGAGCGCCTGTCGGGTGACTCCGCACTTGTGATCGAGCAGATCCCGCAGCCCGGCCACGGCCATTCGCTGATGATGAACGTCGAGAAATTCCCCACGAGCGAGCTGGCAGTGCGGCGTGCGATCGCCCATTCGATTGACAAGCAGGGGCTGATCGACATCGTCTTCAACGGGTTTGGCACGCCGGCATGCAGCGCGCTGACTCCGGTGATGTTTGGCTTCGATCCGGCGAGCTGCGACTATCTGCCGTTCGACCGCGAACTGGCCGCCTCGATCCTCGAGGAAGCCGGCTGGGTCGACAGCGATGGCGATGGTGTGCGTGAAAAGGACGGACAGCGCCTGACCATCGAGCACTACTTCCGGGCCGATAACCCGCAAGGCAGCGCGATGGCGACCTACATGCAGGGTGACCTCGCGACAGTCGGTATCGAGGTCGTCCTGAACGGCCAGACGCAGGCCGGTTACTTCGACGCCGTGCGCTCCGGTCAACACAACTCGCAGAACTGGTGGGACACGTGGACCGACCCGGACGGCATGCGCGTGCTGTTCGACTCGTCGCGCGCCGACGGCGGCACGAACCGCAACCGCTATCGCAGCGAGGCGATGGACGCCGTTCTGCTCGAGGCCGCCAGCAAGGCCGACCCGGCCGAACGCGTTGCGCTGTACGCAGAGGCGCAGAAGATCGCCGCGGACGACGCCGTAATGGTGTACTTTGTTGACCCGCTCCTGCTCTATGGGTACAGTACGTCGTTGTCCGGTGTGAAGTTCTTGGGCGGCGGCAACCTGCCGAACTTCTACGCCGCATCGATCTCCGGCTAAAGGCCGAACCGAGTCGCGGGGCGGGCCGCAGGTTCGGTCCGTCCCGCGCTTTTTTTGCCCATGATCCGGTTCCTCTCGCTACGCCTGCTGCAAGCCGTTCCAACCGTGCTGCTCGTCAGCATTCTGGTCTTCCTGATGCTGCATGCGATCCCCGGTGACCCGGCCGAGATCTACCTGGGCGACCGGCAGACCAGCCCCGAGCAGCTTGAGATTATCCGCGAACAAATGGGACTGAACCGGCCGATTCCGGTGCAGTACCTTGATTACATGTTCAACGTAATGCGGGGCGACCTTGGCACATCTCTAAACTCGCGACGGCCCGTGCTGGACGAGATTCTGGTGCGTCTGCCGCACACCATCGAACTGACTGTCGCCGCGGTACTCATTAGTACGACGCTGGGCCTTGGGCTCGGGATTCTCGCGGCGCTCAAGCACAATACGATCATTGACAGTGGCGCGATGCTGGTGGCGTTGATCGGTATCTCGATGCCGGTGTACTGGTCGTCGCTGCTGCTAATCGTCGTGCTGTCCGTCGAACTGCGATGGCTTCCGCCGATTGGTCAAGGCAGCCTCGATCGACTGATCATGCCGGCGCTGGCGCTGGGCCTGCTGTCGGCCGGATCGCTGGCGCGTCTGGTGCGCTCGAGCCTGCTCGATGTTTTGGGGCAGGACTATATCCTCACGGCGAGGGCCAAAGGACTTGCGCCGCGCTGGGTCGTGCTGCGGCACGCGCTTCGCAATGCGCTCATTCCGGTCGTCACGATGCTTGGGTTGACGTTCGCGCAGCTCTTGGGTGGTGCGGTGCTGACCGAGACGATCTTCGCCCGCGTCGGGATCGGACGGATGTATGTTGAAAGCGTGCTCAACAAGGACTTCACGCTGGTGCAAGGGACGACACTGTTTATCGCTGTGGTTTACGTCGTGATCAACATCCTGATCGACGTGGCGTACGTGTACATCGATCCACGGATTCGCTATGACTGACGTTGCCGTACTCAAGACGTCCAAGGCGCCGCCAAACTCGTGGCGCACGTCGGTACGGCGCTTATTGCGCCGCTTGTCACGCAGTCGTAGCGTCATCATCGGCGCCATCCTCCTGACGATCATTACCGTGCTGTGCGTGCTGGCTCCGGTGCTGTCGAGCTACAACCCAACGTTGATGGCCGCTTCCGAGCGCCTCAAGCCGCCGAGCGAGGTACATCTATTCGGCACCGACGACTTCGGGCGGGACATCTTCACGCGCGTATTATATGGCGGACAGTTGTCGCTCCAAGTCGGGCTGATCTCGGTGGCGATCGCGTGCACGATCGGCACGTTCCTCGGCATTATCGCCGGATACCTCGGCGGGTGGGTCGACGCGCTCATCATGCGTGCGATGGATGTACTGCTGGCGTTCCCGGGTATTTTGCTGGCGCTGGCGATTGTCGCTGTGCTCGGGCGCAGCCTGACCAACGTGATGATCGCCGTGGGTATATCGGCGATACCGCTGTTCACGCGCATCGTGCGCGGCAGCACGCTCACGATCAAACAGCTCGAATACGTCACGGCGGCGCGCGCATTGGGCGCATCGCCGACGCGCATTATGCGCAGCCACGTGCTGCCAAACGTCGTCACGCCGGTCATCGTGGTGGCGACCAACAGCATCGCCGGGGCGATCATCGCGGGGGCGGCGCTCAGCTTTCTCGGCCTCGGCGCACAGTCTCCGACTCCGGAGTGGGGGCTGATGTTGAGCGAAGGACGTGTGTATCTGCGCTCGGCGAGTTGGTTGACGCAGTTCCCCGGCCTTGCCATCATGCTCACCGTGTTGGCAATCAACCTGCTGGGCGACGGCCTGCGCGACGTGCTCGACCCCAAACTAAGGATATAGGTTCATGTTCGAAACCCTGAAGACCCTGTGCGAGCTGCCCGGGCCGGGTGGCCGCGAGGACATCGTACATCGTTGGCTGATGGAACGCTGGCAGCCCCAGCTCGACAGCGCGTGGATGACACCGGTCGGCAATCTGGTCGGGCGCGTCGGCGGGCAGGGGCCGCGTTTGATGCTGATCGGGCATGGCGACGAGATCGGCTACGCCGTGCGCCATATCTCTGATGATGGATTTTTGTTCATCTCGACCGGCCAGCGCGAAGGCAGCGGCAAGCCGGACTTTCGCGGTTCGTATTTCATCCCGCTGGGCCAGCCCGCGTTGGTGGTCAGCCGGCATGGGACGACCGAGGGTGTTTTCGCCACGCTGACTGGTCACATCTTGACGACCGAACAGCGCCAGAAGCTGCAGCTCGACTGGAACGACTTCTGGGTCGACCTGTTCATGGACAGCCGCGAGGCGGTGCTGGACGCCGGAATTCAGGTCGGCGACCGGGTAATCTGGAACCCGCCGACGCGCCGGCACGGATCGTTGTACACCGGCAAGGCGATGGACAATCGTGTGTCGCTGGCCGTGATGGACGAGGTGCTGAACCGGGTCGACCGGAGCCGTCTGCAATACGACTTGTACTACGGATCGACCGTGCAGGAAGAGAGTGGTCTGTACGGCGCGCATTCGATCAACCGCGACGTGAACTGCACATACGCGATTTCGATAGACACCGGCTTGTCCGGGGATGTGCCGGGTGTCGACCGGCGCAACGTCTCCACCCGGCTAGGGGGCGGGCCGATCCTCATCCACAAAGACCTGTACGGTTACAACTTTGCCCTCAACAACCATATCATCGACGCCGCGACCGCGGCCGGCATCGCGCTGCAACATGCCGTATACAGCATCTACGGCACCGACTCGGGCGCGTTGATCCGCGAAGGTGCGGCGGCGTCGGCGGTCGTGGTGCCGACGCGCTATACCCACAGCCCGTTCGAGACCGTCCACGCCGACGACCTTGACGCAACGGTCAATTTGCTGCTTGAGTTTCTGTATCGTCCGCCGCCGGAGGCGTCATGACCGCACCGCTGAACGTTCTGATCGCGTCGTATATCGAGCCAGAACTGGTCGATCAAATCCGCGCACGATTCCCGCAGATCGAGGTCGTGTACCGGCCGGATTTGTTGGGAGCGCCGCGTTACGTCGCCGATCATACGGCGCGGCCCCATCGCACCGACGCGCAGGAAGCCGAATGGCAGGCGCTGTTGGCGAACGCCGATGTGCTGCTCGATTTCGACTTCACGCATCTGGACGACTTGCCGGAACTGGCGCCCAAGCTGAAGTGGATTCAAGCCAGCAGCGCGGGGATCGGCCAGTTCGTCAAGCGTATGAGGTACGCCGAGCGCACGTCGTGGATCTTCACTACGGCCAGCGGGACACATGCGCGGCCACTCGCCGAGTTCGCCCTCATGGCGATGTTGATGTTCGGCAAGGACTATCAATACCTGTTCAGCGAGAAGGCGGCCAAACACTGGGCGCGCTACTGCGGGTTCGAACTACACGGCAAGACGGTGCTGATCGTCGGGCTGGGCAGCATCGGACGCGAGACGGCGCGGCTTGCGAAAGCGTTCGGCATGCGTGTGACCGGCACCCGGCGCGATCTGTCGAAACCGGTTGAGCACGTCGATCGGCTGTTCGCGGTCAGCGACCTGCAAGCCCACCTGCCAGAAGCGGATTTCGTGGTTCTGGCCACGCCGCATACGCCGGAGACCGAGAACCTGCTCAGCGCAGAGGCAATCGCCAAGATGAAACACGGGGCAGTGCTGATCAACGTGGCGCGCGGTGCGGTCGTGGACGAAACCGCGCTGATTGCTGCGCTGCAAAGTGGTCACCTGCTGGGCGCGGCTCTGGATGTATTCGCTGTCGAGCCGCTGCCGGCCGACAACCCGCTGTGGGACATGCCGAACGTGATCATCAGCCCGCACTCCGCCAGCACTGCCGACAGCGAAAACGCCAAGCTGGTCGAGCTGTTTTGCGAGAACATGGATGCGTTTCTGTCCGGCCGGCCGTTGAAGAACGTGTTGGACGTCGACCGGCTGTACTAGGCCAGACCGGGTACGTCGTCGGACTCGGGTTTCCTTTTGACTCGCCGCGTCGTGGTGCGATTCTGGCCACTGACACCTGACGACTGAGAACTCATAGCCGCTTGTCGAAGCAAACGCTTACGGGATCGTCCGCGTATTCGCCGTAGCAGTCGGTCGGCAGATAGCCTTCGCTTTCGTACAGGCGAATGGCCTCCGGCTGAAGCGTGCCGGTTTCGAGGATTACGCGCCTATAGCCGAACTCCCGCGCGAGGCGTTCGAGTTCGCGCAGGATCAGCCGCGAGATTCCGTTACCACGCGCTGCGGGGCGCACGTACATGCGCTTGACTTCGACGGTGTCTGCCGAGTTGAACGGCCGGAGCGCGCCACAGCCGACGGGTTGGCCGTTGCTCCACGCCAAGACGAACGCCGCGCCGGGCGCCACGAAGCCGGACGGATCGGCGGAGGCGGCCCCGCCATCGTCGCCGCCGTAGAGCGCGCCCAGTTCCGCCGACAATTCGCCCATCAGGGTCAGGCACACCGGATGGAACGGGTCTTCACGCGTGATGGAAATGGTCATGGGTGTGGAAGTGTCTTGGCCTTCGATATCGAGCATTATAGGCACGACCCGACTGATGCGCATGTGCCGGCCCGAATGTCTGCTCCGTAAGTCACGATCATCATCGGCGAGAGGGCAGACGCTCATGCAGCTTAACGTCTGACAGCTGAAACCTGACTACTGACGACTTTCCCCTACAGCGCCTGTGCCCACGAGAGGATCGCGTTCAGGCCGGCCGCGATCTCGGACTCCGACGCCGCGATCGTCATGCGCAGGAAGCCTTCGCCGTGGTCACCGTATGCCGAGCCGGGCACGATCGACACGCCGGCCTCGTCCAGCAAGCGCGAGGCGATGGTGTTTGTCGGCATGGCAAGGCGGCGAACGTCGAGGAAGACGTAGAATGCTCCGGCAGGCGGAGACGCCGAGATCGGTGCGGTCGGATGCTCGCTCAGGATCTCGGTGACCAACGCCCGACGTCTCGCATAGGCATCGACCATGGTCTGCACATCGGCGTCGATGGCCGGATTGGTCAGGGCCTCGAGCGCGCCCGCCTGTACGAACGCCGCCACGTTGGTGATCGAATACTGGCTTGCCTTGAGCGCGAGGTCGATCAGGTTGGACGGGGCCGCGAGATAGCCGACACGCCAACCCGTCATGGCGTAAGTCTTGGAGAAGCTGTTGACAAGCAGAGTCCGCGGCCGGGCAACGCCCGAGGCTGACGTATGCGTTCGACCGTCGTACAGCAGATGGTCGTAGACCTCGTCGCTGATGAGGTACAGGTCGTGCTGGTCGGCGAACTGGCCGAGCTGTGCGAGGTATTCGGCTGTCGCGACCCCGCCGGTGGGG of Candidatus Flexicrinis affinis contains these proteins:
- a CDS encoding plasmid stabilization protein, yielding MTTLTIRNLDDATKQRLRIRAAHHGVSMEEEVRRILKEALRPTDAPSGLGKRLQDRFAGLSTEEFAVPDRQLPRSAPQWDDPS
- a CDS encoding ABC transporter permease; translated protein: MIRFLSLRLLQAVPTVLLVSILVFLMLHAIPGDPAEIYLGDRQTSPEQLEIIREQMGLNRPIPVQYLDYMFNVMRGDLGTSLNSRRPVLDEILVRLPHTIELTVAAVLISTTLGLGLGILAALKHNTIIDSGAMLVALIGISMPVYWSSLLLIVVLSVELRWLPPIGQGSLDRLIMPALALGLLSAGSLARLVRSSLLDVLGQDYILTARAKGLAPRWVVLRHALRNALIPVVTMLGLTFAQLLGGAVLTETIFARVGIGRMYVESVLNKDFTLVQGTTLFIAVVYVVINILIDVAYVYIDPRIRYD
- a CDS encoding ABC transporter permease, giving the protein MTDVAVLKTSKAPPNSWRTSVRRLLRRLSRSRSVIIGAILLTIITVLCVLAPVLSSYNPTLMAASERLKPPSEVHLFGTDDFGRDIFTRVLYGGQLSLQVGLISVAIACTIGTFLGIIAGYLGGWVDALIMRAMDVLLAFPGILLALAIVAVLGRSLTNVMIAVGISAIPLFTRIVRGSTLTIKQLEYVTAARALGASPTRIMRSHVLPNVVTPVIVVATNSIAGAIIAGAALSFLGLGAQSPTPEWGLMLSEGRVYLRSASWLTQFPGLAIMLTVLAINLLGDGLRDVLDPKLRI
- a CDS encoding type II toxin-antitoxin system VapC family toxin — translated: MILLDTNVLSEFMRPQPSARVVSWLDEQPAGEVYTSAISRAEIELGLLLMPAGKRQEALSQAAAAMFAEDFAGRCLPFDEDAARHYARIVSVRTRAGRPISVEDAQIAAIALAHRMPLATRNTADFALIDGLAVVNPWDYGTQPPDY
- a CDS encoding ABC transporter substrate-binding protein produces the protein MSFRINPGSRLLMVVALALALILTGSFGAMAQGRTTLNVGIANNVDTLDPNVTTFSSVGVIMLHVFEPLVYQDPLGTFHPGLAASWEINDDATEYTFTLREGAAFHDGTPVNAEAVKFTFDRIADPNTVSQLAISLLGPYAETVVVDELTFTVRFNSPYAPFLNSASTPYLAPSSPSAIQAAGAEYGQTTVVGAGPFQLESYVPNSEVVLVRNENYSGGEGVAEVFGMNGPSGLERIVFKIVQDPATRLAALESGEVDFIDRVPELDVERLSGDSALVIEQIPQPGHGHSLMMNVEKFPTSELAVRRAIAHSIDKQGLIDIVFNGFGTPACSALTPVMFGFDPASCDYLPFDRELAASILEEAGWVDSDGDGVREKDGQRLTIEHYFRADNPQGSAMATYMQGDLATVGIEVVLNGQTQAGYFDAVRSGQHNSQNWWDTWTDPDGMRVLFDSSRADGGTNRNRYRSEAMDAVLLEAASKADPAERVALYAEAQKIAADDAVMVYFVDPLLLYGYSTSLSGVKFLGGGNLPNFYAASISG
- a CDS encoding iron-containing alcohol dehydrogenase; this encodes MSLETVFTMETSNIKYGVGATREVGADLRRFAVARALVVTDRNLRDSTMVETVLESCRQAGVETTIFDGVRIEPTDESFKLAIAVAQEVQPDGFVAVGGGSVIDTAKAANLYASYPTDDLLDYVNAPIGRAKPIPGPVKPLIAVPTTAGTGSETTGVAIFDLVERHVKTGISHRFLRPVMGVVDPLNTATMPPLVAASTGLDVLSHAIESLTSVPYNQRPAPERPDLRPPYQGANPISDVWSSTAIRMVAAHMTRAITDPSDVEARGQMLLAAAFAGIGFGNAGVHLPHAMSYPVAGMVRSFRPAAYHVDHPLVPHGMAVILNAPAVFRWTAEADPHRHLWAAELLGADVRGADASAAGELLAQALIKIMRDTGMPNGLEAVGFTADDAEALADGAFAQQRLTKLSPRPASRDDLAGLFRAALRYW
- a CDS encoding succinylglutamate desuccinylase/aspartoacylase family protein codes for the protein MTHLRDSIRWSHHPVPAPSAEGTLNISVGSVGSSGPVALITAGVHGDEGPWGGLAIHRLLDRVTVDELAGTIRIVPVSNPLAMRADTRNAPVDQLDLNRNFPGSPDGSYTEVVAHTLVEHALKGADVAIDLHGGGSWCVNAFVFRMQGGEALADAVPAPFVVDAPDRAVTLTGYARSQGVRCVAIEMGGRSVQESAWADRIADGLYRVLTVTGVIAPRTPPAPIASPAISVKATTVLRPRAGGVFIPEVGVETVGTIVAKGTLLGRMVDPSTFATREEFRAPYDRTAVMLLRPMLAQIEGGAMTYVVSEPRESTE
- a CDS encoding Gfo/Idh/MocA family oxidoreductase — protein: MAEKLRVGVIGAGRWANSAHLPGFARSPHSELVAICDLNEDMAKARAATFNIPHVYTDYEKMLARDDIDVIDVCTRGTSHERDNHEVLAFAALEAGKHTLCEKPVAHDYRNTWKAHHLAASKGLKTKVGLTFRYAPAMMYMRDLIRDGFVGEQFIFNGYEQNSQFISPTIPVTKMDLIPETELPEIRVSSLEGYGAPIIDLSLLFMDSDIKSVVGTMRNFVPYRTAVDGRVMRTNIDDGDIYIGEYESGAFCSIQSSYVTVGNYPGLEARVYGSEGALICRLVEEFGVMQTLHQAKPDAVEFVPVDIPDSYFPPGYTPGEPWPSMYYANLVHNFMEEIVNGGDENQGNFAQSAKVQEIINAVEMSFRERRWVNLPL